One genomic window of Piliocolobus tephrosceles isolate RC106 chromosome 19, ASM277652v3, whole genome shotgun sequence includes the following:
- the LOC111549122 gene encoding serine hydrolase-like protein 2 isoform X1, with translation MGENAAPGLISELKLAVPWGHIAAKAWGSLQGPPVLCLHGWLDNANSFDRLIPLLPQDFYYVAMDFGGHGLSSHYSPGVPYYQQTFVSEIRRVVADLKWNRFSILGHSFGGIVGGMFSCMFPEMVNKLILLDSPLLLLESNEVENLLTYKRRAIEHMLQVEASQEPSSVLSLKQLLQRLLKTNSHLNEECGELLLQRGTTKVATGKRLRCPRPLYICHYSY, from the exons ATGGGTGAGAACGCCGCACCAG GTCTGATCTCTGAGCTGAAGCTGGCTGTGCCCTGGGGCCACATCGCAGCCAAAGCCTGGGGCTCTCTGCAGGGCCCTCCAGTTCTCTGCCTGCACGGCTGGCTGGACAATGCCAACTCCTTCGACAGACTCATCCCTCTTCTCCCGCAAG ACTTTTATTACGTTGCCATGGATTTCGGAGGTCATGGGCTCTCGTCCCATTACAGCCCAGGTGTCCCATATTACCAACAGACTTTTGTGAGTGAGATCCGAAGAGTTGTGGCAG ACTTGAAATGGAATCGATTCTCCATTCTGGGCCACAGCTTCG GTGGCATTGTGGGCGGAATG TTTTCCTGTATGTTCCCCGAGATGGTGAATAAACTTATCTTGTTGGACTCGCCACTACTTCTCCTGGAATCGAAT GAAGTGGAGAACTTGCTGACCTACAAGCGGAGAGCCATAGAGCACATGCTGCAGGTAGAGGCCTCCCAGGAGCCCTCGAGCGTGTTAAGCCTGAAGCAGCTGCTGCAGAG GTTACTGAAGACCAATAGCCACTTGAATGAGGAGTGCGGGGAGCTCCTTCTGCAAAGAGGAACCACAAAGGTGGCCACAGGTAAGAGACTCCGTTGTCCAAGGCCATTGTATATTTGTCACTATTCTTACTGA
- the LOC111549122 gene encoding serine hydrolase-like protein 2 isoform X2: MGLISELKLAVPWGHIAAKAWGSLQGPPVLCLHGWLDNANSFDRLIPLLPQDFYYVAMDFGGHGLSSHYSPGVPYYQQTFVSEIRRVVADLKWNRFSILGHSFGGIVGGMFSCMFPEMVNKLILLDSPLLLLESNEVENLLTYKRRAIEHMLQVEASQEPSSVLSLKQLLQRLLKTNSHLNEECGELLLQRGTTKVATGKRLRCPRPLYICHYSY; the protein is encoded by the exons ATGG GTCTGATCTCTGAGCTGAAGCTGGCTGTGCCCTGGGGCCACATCGCAGCCAAAGCCTGGGGCTCTCTGCAGGGCCCTCCAGTTCTCTGCCTGCACGGCTGGCTGGACAATGCCAACTCCTTCGACAGACTCATCCCTCTTCTCCCGCAAG ACTTTTATTACGTTGCCATGGATTTCGGAGGTCATGGGCTCTCGTCCCATTACAGCCCAGGTGTCCCATATTACCAACAGACTTTTGTGAGTGAGATCCGAAGAGTTGTGGCAG ACTTGAAATGGAATCGATTCTCCATTCTGGGCCACAGCTTCG GTGGCATTGTGGGCGGAATG TTTTCCTGTATGTTCCCCGAGATGGTGAATAAACTTATCTTGTTGGACTCGCCACTACTTCTCCTGGAATCGAAT GAAGTGGAGAACTTGCTGACCTACAAGCGGAGAGCCATAGAGCACATGCTGCAGGTAGAGGCCTCCCAGGAGCCCTCGAGCGTGTTAAGCCTGAAGCAGCTGCTGCAGAG GTTACTGAAGACCAATAGCCACTTGAATGAGGAGTGCGGGGAGCTCCTTCTGCAAAGAGGAACCACAAAGGTGGCCACAGGTAAGAGACTCCGTTGTCCAAGGCCATTGTATATTTGTCACTATTCTTACTGA
- the LOC111549122 gene encoding serine hydrolase-like protein isoform X3 — protein sequence MGENAAPGLISELKLAVPWGHIAAKAWGSLQGPPVLCLHGWLDNANSFDRLIPLLPQDFYYVAMDFGGHGLSSHYSPGVPYYQQTFVSEIRRVVADLKWNRFSILGHSFGGIVGGMFSCMFPEMVNKLILLDSPLLLLESNARPGWL from the exons ATGGGTGAGAACGCCGCACCAG GTCTGATCTCTGAGCTGAAGCTGGCTGTGCCCTGGGGCCACATCGCAGCCAAAGCCTGGGGCTCTCTGCAGGGCCCTCCAGTTCTCTGCCTGCACGGCTGGCTGGACAATGCCAACTCCTTCGACAGACTCATCCCTCTTCTCCCGCAAG ACTTTTATTACGTTGCCATGGATTTCGGAGGTCATGGGCTCTCGTCCCATTACAGCCCAGGTGTCCCATATTACCAACAGACTTTTGTGAGTGAGATCCGAAGAGTTGTGGCAG ACTTGAAATGGAATCGATTCTCCATTCTGGGCCACAGCTTCG GTGGCATTGTGGGCGGAATG TTTTCCTGTATGTTCCCCGAGATGGTGAATAAACTTATCTTGTTGGACTCGCCACTACTTCTCCTGGAATCGAAT GCAAGACCAGGCTGGCTGTGA